TGGGCCACAGGCAGTTGAGAAAATATACGCGAAAACACGGGACACAGATGTTTTGTATGACATTTTTGAACAGATATCTGCAGACCAACCCGTTAAACAGTTTTTCCCACAGCTTGATGACAAGGAGTCGGAAACTCTCCGCCGCGCCATAGAGCACGAAATAAGGGTGCGTGAGCATGAAATAAAGAAAGATATCATTATGCGGTGCGAGGCTCGGAGAGGCGTGATGGCTATACGTGAGGCCGCCGCCGCGGCGGAGGAGCTTGCCGGGCCCGGGGAAACTGTTGAGATTAGGACTAAGGGGGCGCCTGTCTATGGCGTCCTTGTCAAGTCGTCGACGCGTGAAAAATCTGAGGAGCTTCTGTCAAAGGTTTTGGAGAAATGCGGAGAGGTCTTGAAGAAGCACGGGGGCGTGTTGGAGGTTAAGGCGGCTTAGCCGACTCTATCTTCTCCATGTTGAAGAGCAGGGAACGGCGTCGCACTATAGTTGCTCTGTTATCGACTCGTTGATACTTGGCGTTGACCTCAACATCCATGGGCAAAGGCTCCTGAGTTGTCTCAACCTCCAGAACACGTTTGTCTGGGGGAAAATCAACATGCCGCCCCTTACCCAGCTTCACCTCGATACCGAATATCTTGAACCCGTCCAAAGTCTCCGGAGGCTCCTCAAGCAAAGTGACCCTGTACCTGTATATCCTCGTCCTCTCAACCCTCGCCCGTGTTACTTCTTTAGTGGGTTGTTTCCGCCGCTTCATGACTCAGATTTAATAAAAACACCTTAAAATAAGATGTTTTGCCTATGGTTTTTGGCGCTGAAGCCTCTGTAGTTCTTCTGGCTTTTTTCTCCGCTTTGGTAGGCTCTATGCTCGGTGTTGGAGGGGGCTTCGTCTTTGTTCCCGTGTCTGTCGGCATCATGGGGTTTCGGCCGTTTGTAGCGGTTCCGGCAAGCCTCTCTCTCGTGCTGTCAAACGCATTCTCAGCAACTCTGACAAGGCTGATGAAAAAAGCTTTCAACTTGAGGCCAAATCTTTGGCTGATTCTGCCTGCGTCGGGGTTATCTGTGCTCGGCGCCCTCACGTCGGCTCGTCTCGAAGCGCCGGTCTTCAAAATAATGTTTGGAACATTTCTCCTAGGCTCCTCTCTGTTACTGCTGAAAACCCGGGGAGAACAGGAACAGGGTCATTCTAGGGGATTTGCTGGAAGAAGGCTGGTTGTCGTGGTGGCCGCAGGATTTATTTCATCTTTGCTGGGAGTCGGTGGAGGGTTGTTGATGGTGCCGGGCTTCATTCTACTTTCTAAAATGAGCTCGAGGGAGTCGGTGGCCGTCAGCCAGTTTATCACAGGCTTCACATCAGCCACGGGGCTTGCAACCTATCTTCTCCAAGGCAGCTTTTTCCCGAGCCTTTACGGCTCCGCTTTCGCGGGAGGCTTGTTGGGAGGATTTGTCGGAAGCAGGATACAGATAGGTTTATCCGAGAAACAGTTGAAAACAGCCATCTCTTTGGGCTTTTCGGCTATAGGGTTATGGATGCTGCTATCCCCGCTACTATAGGAGACGCACCAGAGTCAGGACAACGAGAGACAAAACGAAAACAACCGTCCATACTTTTTTGCTCCAAATAAACACTTTCTCCCCGTCGAGCGGCATTATGGGAAGCATGTTGAAAAACATCAGGAACGCGTTGAGTGATGCAACGGCCATCAGAACACCGCTGCCCAGAATCCTCCCAGCGGCAAGGGAGACAGCGGCGACCGCCATGTTGAACAAGGGCCCCGCAACAGCAACCTGCCCCATATCCCGCAAGCTCTGGATACCACGTATAACAACAGAACCTGGCATAATCACCTTAAAAGGAATAGGGAGGACCGAGGTCAGAACAGTCACGAGAAGACCTGCGAAGTAAACTCTGAACTCTGCGCCGAAACCCTTTCTCAGCGCCACAATTTTGTGAGCAAGCTCATGGCCTAGAAAAGAGGCCGCAAACCCTATCAAGAGAGCAGCGTAGAAAAGCGTCGGAGCAAAAACGAACCCGAGCAGGCTCACACCCGCGA
The sequence above is drawn from the Candidatus Caldarchaeum subterraneum genome and encodes:
- a CDS encoding translation initiation factor eIF-2 alpha subunit — translated: MSKVPEVGELVIGRVREVKDYGAYVEIDEYPGYEGFVHVSEVSLKWVRNIREHLKEGQRTVFKIIRVNPAAMQADLSIRRVSQRERMEKLLEVKKASKVRRVLKILEEASGPQAVEKIYAKTRDTDVLYDIFEQISADQPVKQFFPQLDDKESETLRRAIEHEIRVREHEIKKDIIMRCEARRGVMAIREAAAAAEELAGPGETVEIRTKGAPVYGVLVKSSTREKSEELLSKVLEKCGEVLKKHGGVLEVKAA
- a CDS encoding peptidase M50; translated protein: MARRPDEIRVRTWKVDYLSRTRGPFFTRDEIAHLLVATLVVVLAGVSLLGFVFAPTLFYAALLIGFAASFLGHELAHKIVALRKGFGAEFRVYFAGLLVTVLTSVLPIPFKVIMPGSVVIRGIQSLRDMGQVAVAGPLFNMAVAAVSLAAGRILGSGVLMAVASLNAFLMFFNMLPIMPLDGEKVFIWSKKVWTVVFVLSLVVLTLVRLL